The genomic region GTAGGTCTGGTGTCCAATGTCACCCGAGTTTTATCGGGAATATGTAGCCATCAAGACGAAGAAACGAATCTTGCTCTACACTATGAACCCCAACAAGTTCCGCGCTTGCCAGTTCCTTATCCGCTTCCACGAACGTCGCAGTGACAAGATTATTGTCTTTGCTGACAATGTCTTTGCACTCAAGGAGTATGCTATTCGCTTGAACAAGTATGTTTCAATATGAGATTGCAGTATGACCCAAGGACAGCGTTAGAGGAACAGAATCAGAAAAATTCACATTGTAATGTCAGAGTTAAAAAGTGTATGTTTTCTTGGACAACTGTGCATATGGTGTGTGGTGTGGTATGATTACCTTTAACCCTCATGGTAATATTTAACCCAGTACCACTTTCCTCTAAAGGCCCTACATCTATGGACCTACCTCCCAGGGAGAACGCATGCAGATTCTGCAGAACTTCAAACATAACCCCAAAATCAACACAATCTTCATCTCCAAGGTAACAGCCTTGCCTCTCTGGCTTCAAGTTCTTACCTGATTACTCTTCTGTTCTTAAAGTTCAGTGTCAACTTGTGTACTCTGCACATCAGGTGGGAGACACATCTTTTGATCTTCCGGAGGCAAACGTCCTGATCCAGATTTCTTCTCATGGTGGATCAAGAAGGCAGGAAGCCCAAAGACTGGGCAGGGTGCTGCGTGCCAAGAAAGGTAACAGTGGTGATTACACCCTCAGAATTGATTGGTCTGGTTATGAGAGCTCCTTTTGCTGATGCTGACAGCTCTTCTTCCTAGGTATGGTAGCAGAGGAGTACAATGCATACTTCTACTCCCTGGTCTCTCAGGACACGCAGGAGATGGCTTACTCTACCAAGAGACAGAGATTTTTGGTTGATCAAGGTTACAGCTTCAAGGTTTGTACATTCAATCCTATCTTTCCTTTCTGCCTTAAATTCTCCCATGTTTTTGTACTGATATAGACAAATGTGAACAGCACCGAGCGCCTTTCCTTCTTGTCATCCAGGTGATCACAAAACTGGCAGgcatggaggaggaggacctgATGTTCTCCACTAAGGATGAGCAGCAAGTACTCTTACAGAAGGTGTTGGCAGCTTCCGACTTGGATGCAGAGGAAGAGGTTGTGATTGGGGAATCTAGCGGAAGACCACAGGTGTGCTATCAGCCCCATTtggtttattttgaatttttatactGTTGAATTATCAAACCTGAACCATTATTCTCTTTGGGTAAAATTGATGTAAATCTTGAATTACTTGCTCTATGTTTCTGAATGAGTTTATGATGCTGCCCCATACTTTGTGTTCTCTGTAACTGGGAGGTCTTAAGATACAAATTTCTTATTGTGACTCTGATCTTTATTTTCTGGAGTCTACCTTTGTACTGGTGCCATTAAtggtttttctttccctttctcgTCCTCTAGTTCTCCCGCCGCACAGGCACCATGAGCTCCATGTCTGGAGCTGATGACACTGTCTACATGGAGTACCAGACAGCGCGCAGCAGCAAAACCTCTCTCGCCAAAAACATCCACCCCCTTTTCAAACGTTTCCGGAAATAGACTGCTCCGAAAGAGTGCCTTGGCCAACTGTGTGATTCAAACCTTTCTCCACCAAACAGTTGGGTTTGGACAGCCAAGGGTCTAGTTGAAGGATTTGAGAGCTGTTTTGTGGAGGACCTGATAGTTCTTCTCCCTCACCACCCCCATTGTAGggatatttttttgtgtggtggAATGGGATTGTGATCGGCATTTGTGCTTTCTGACATTTAAGTCTGATGTCAGTCAAACTCTTGCTCTGCAGGTTATTATATGACCAGGATGTGAACATTCAGAGGATGTATAACAGATTTGTCCTCTTGCTGACGTTAAAAATCTTAATGTTTTCCTACACTCTTAAGTTGTGGaagtaagttttttttcccttatttaatttgctttggctTGACTTCAATTTAATTGAAGTCCTGCGGTAACTTAGAATTGACTaggtttttctcatttatgcaCTGCCATGGTTCAGTGCAGTCTGAGGAAATGTCGAGGTTTTACTTGTCAGTTGTTAAACAGAAAAGGTATTAAtgtacagaaataaatgtatttgtaacaaaaatcaAGATGTATAAATTGTCCATACACAAACAGATGTTGCTCTGCATTGTCATGCACTGGTTCTGTTTGTCTTTAGTATCTTGCCCTTGTCCTGCTTTATAATTCGTTCTATTTCGTTTccattaaaaattgcattttaattccAAGTCTTACATGATTCAGATGAGTATGACTTCACCTCGCTTTCACCCTCATGACAGAGACACCTAGTGGCCAGCTCCCTGGCATAACAGTTTTCCAGCGGCAATAGATTTACAGCTTGTTCCAGCTTATAGGATACCTGCTAAACCTTGTTTGTGATCATGTATAAAACACTTTCCCTGCAGGCCTGAGGAAGGGTGCATTTTAAGTGAAAACAGTTCTGTTTTTTGGACTTCCTATTTTCTTAAAAAGTTAGATAAAAGAAAGGTATGTGAAGTGAAACCTTTACGCAAACTCAAGAGACTTATCTAGCTACATGAGAGAAGCCACAATTCACTTAAAGAGACGGTACACCCTAAACATCAAATACTTGGATCTATTCATTATCATTACAGTACTCGTGTTGAATTCTGCTGCTTCTCAATTCAGTTTACTGTGCTACCATCATGTAAATAAGCTTACCCAAacactgtaattatttactaTTAAAGTCATGAACAAAGTAAGGTTGGAAAGTTAAGTACAAGTTAATGATTATTTAAGAAAGGTAAAATaaattgtcaattttttttctgtggatcagtactatttttttaaatattttctgtatttatttgtccCAAGTGACTTTTAAAGTTTATAGAACAAGCAGCCAAAAAGAAAAGCTAAAAAAGTGCGCATGCTTTCACTCATTTAAATTTGTCACCTCAGTTCACAATAATGTTTTAATCTAATAGAAAATTGCCCCACTATACCTTGTTTTTGTAGTACTTTTTTATCCATGTTAGGGTCATATGCTGAATGCTCTGCTGTCTATCCATGCTACTTCTGACTTTTTCAAGTGAAGGTGGTGCAAGAATGATGATTATCAAAATCAACcagtatttttaattacaatttaatGAATGTATGGTTTAGACCATTAAACACCTATTGTAACCGATACTATAATTCTATAGTACTGTGTAAAAAAGACATATTTCCGATTATTTGGTAGTCATTCAGGCATTTCaaaagtaacaaaacaaaaaccactGTAATTGTTCACTTATCTTGTTAGCTGTGCTGTACTAAATGCCTTATAGTTCATCCACCCATTGTCATTAACTGCTTTCTGGTTAAGGTCATGGTGGTCGAGCCTTTCCagaaatcacagtttttttttgtattgagaAACTTCAATTATGTCAAGAACATCCTAAGAAATGCTGCTGATGCCTGATGCATGGCAGAAAAAGGCTTTATATCACTCTGCTTTGGTGCTGCATCATGACAAGGTGCAGATTTTTAGAGAGCCAGAGACACGAGCCGACCTGCACACATAAGTCTTCCACAGTTGCAGATGAAATTATACAAACAGTATATCGCATACAGTTAtcatgcagctactggtgtaatgtaaatgttaaaagatttttttaggAATGCGATTAGGAATTATCtatatttggataaacctttacacaggtACTTGTGTGATTTACATTGGTTGATATTGTAGAAAGAATCTAACTGTATTTttgaatcacacatctgcatctaagtctctgatataacacacacgcattgtattttatatgagatgtatgtcgctttggagaaaagtatctgctaaatgaataaatgtaaatgtcagaaaCTTGAGAATGATTACACTGcaagaaattattcatttatacgtTACCAGTAACAGCTTGGCCTAATGCGGGGTCACTGTGGTCCGCAGCCCATCATAAAAACATAGGATGTATGGTAGGGTCCACCTTGGAAGGGGCGCTAGTCCATTGCATGGCAGTACACcctcattcacacatacacacagtagaGGCAATTTAGAGGCAGCAATGTGTGATTCAAAAGTACAATTCAATGGACGAACAGTTAAGCTCTCCTCagacatgttaaaaaaaatcactaaaggCAGATAATTAATAGTATCACTGTTGTAAAGGTTAAattcacagagaaaaaaaaaactaaatggagGTTAAAATCAAAGAAGAATGCAAATCAATGTCGTGAAACTTGATAAAAAGCAGCCCTTTAGGACAATAAATAGGCGTAACAAAGTGTAGCTCCATTGATTGATCACATCTTCAGCTCCCACGACGCCAGATAAGTTGTCACGCCACAGGAACAGTGTCGGGTCTTTTGGATgtgattttaataattaaatatctCACCTAACTTATACACCGTATTCATTtcaaacactgattttactgaaTTAcgtttaaaaatgactgaattgGTACCCGGATGTGTGCAGACACGACGagtgctttaaatttaaaatgtaaattttgaattGACATTTCGTCCGTCAGCAGCCagagattttaaattaaaattaaaattaaattacattaaaatctcTGATGCTGACGGACGAAATGTCAATTCAGAGCGCACGTTTGATCACTTTCTTACTGATGTATTTTAAGATCCTCGTCCTAGTCTACGGCACTGATTTTTTGCTCCGTTTCATGACTTCTTAAGTTACATATTTCGAGCCATTTTTAGAGCCTTATGTGACTCTGaactcctcctcttcctcctcctcctcctcctccccgtGTCTCGACCCACGGCTCGTGGGGTTCCGCTGACGTTCCTTTCGCTCGCCTTCACGGGGTCTCGCAACTCCTTTGCGCGACCAGCTCACTGCAGCGCGCACGCTCAGCTCGCGCGGACGGGAGGAATCAATGGGGACGAGCTTTTGGAGGGGCGCGCTTGCGCTCTGCCGCGGGAGGCTGCGAGACGATCCGGTCTGTGGACCTGCGACGCTCCACAGGTACTGCGCGAGACGGGCGCTGCCGGCGCTCGCGGAGGATGCGCTGCGCGTGGCAGCGGCTCGCGCACGGAGCCTAGAGCGGATGCCGGGACCGCGCACCGTTAGCAACCTCGTGGAGTTCTTCTGGCGGGACGGATTCAGTCGGATCCACGAAATACAGGTAGAGTGCAGAGTTACCTCACCTCTCTCTTCAGCTGTCCCACCCACGAACACGttcttaataataaagaaatccATCATGCCAAGCTTAGTTTAATTATTCATTCTATAGTACAGttttatggggggtgcggtggtgcagtgggttggaccgggtcctgctctccagtgggtctggggttcgagttccgcttggggtgccttgcgacggactggcgtcccgtcctgggtgtgtcccttatgccttgtgttgccgggtaggctccggttccccgcgaccccgcatgggataagcggttctgaaaatgtgtgtgtgtgtgtgtgtgtgtgtgtgtgtgtgtgtgtgtgtgtgtgtgtgtgtgtgtgtgtgtgtgtgtagtacagttttattgaaacattttttctcattttgtttgtgtactGGTAgccttattctttttttattttgtttctttaaatttgtATGGTTTAGTTGTTAAAGGCTATTGATGTGAGAGGGAAAATTGGCCTCCCAATCTCTTCAACTGTCATACCCTCATTGGGCCGAAGTGTGAAGTGTGTTCACCACATCCAGCCGTTTCCAGCGCTCCTCTTAGAAACCTCATTGTTCACTGAACTGCCGGAAAGTTTATTCCCTTATGGTCATTGAAAATACTACCTGGGTAAAATCAAGCTCAAAACCACGATGCCTGGCAAATTATACCCATAAAAGAGGACTTATTCCGAAGACTGGGAAGAAACCCATCCATTCCTTCACACAGCCATTTACTCAGTTTCATCCAATTACAGTTGTATTGATACAGAACCTGTATTAAAACTCAGGCATAGTAAAACTGGAAAGATCCATTGTGAGATAATGAAATCAGCTTTGACGGGAGTCGGTAGGGATCGTATAACTGTTTACAGGAGGGACAGGCAGGCTCTTGGATCcccagatgtttgtttttctaccatttggttaatgtttttgttttcctttcttcagttACCGGACAGATTAAATCAATGTTATTCTTCAGCATCTTACTTTAGTTTTTTCACTCTatttgaaatatactgtatatagattcactgagtgatttttttatttcaacaataacaataacaacgtATCTTTCACAGCATGGTGTGTGAAGGAATAAATAATCAGCTATCCTCTTTAAATGGCACTGGTgatttgtattttgaaaaatttccaGTGTGccttttttgttctgaaaaacacacacacacacacacacacacacacacacaaaatctgaaaccacttgccccatacggggtcgcgggaagccagagcctaacctggcaacacagggcgaaaggctggagggggaggggacacacccaggatgggacgccagtccgtcacaaggcaccccaagcggaacttgaaccccacacccaccggagagcaccaccgcacccccccatgctCTAAAAACAGGAATAGGCAATACTGATTATGCCCGGATCACTTAGGTTGGTGAAATGCTGAAGTCTCAAAGACCATCACTTAATATCCCtttggttaatgttttggaGACCAGTAATACCACAGTGCATTTGTCTTGCTTCCAAATAAATCTGACGACCATGTATTCTAGCGCAGATCACATCACAGTCATTGGAGGTAAATAATGAGAACTGGGTCTGGCAGGAAATTGGTATTTGCTCACAGAGGTTTTATACCCAGTAAATAAAGCTGACCTGTCGCAGACAGCAATGATCCTTCACCACACTAGGGGGCTTCGCATGGATGGGCTGAGAGAGTATTGAGTTTCAAAGTGAAATCAATCTGTCATAGGTTTCTCAAAGAACAGGACAAAATTCACTgttgaaaaacattaaacataatATCGTTCtggaaaatgtgcagaaaactTAAATGTCTTTCTCATTTTGCTCTTCCTCTTGCTGTGTAGTATACAGTTTAGATATTTTATACAGATGTAGAGAACTACTCACAATTTGGTGATCATATATCGGACATaatgtatttcttaaaaattgtCCTAGGTGGGCCATGACTCACATGTTTGTGTAGTTCAATAATTCCTTTACAGCATATCAGGCCAAATTGCAGGAGCTGCTATTGGTGTTTTTGTCATTGTTCTCACTTTTGCGTGAAGCTGGAGCACAGTCGCAAGTATGGGAAGATCTTTAAGTCACGGTTCGGACCCCAGCTGGTGGTGTCAATCGCTGATCGAGACATGGTGGCTCAGATCTTGAGGTCAGAGGGTGTGGCCCCCCAGCGAGCAAACATGGAGTCCTGGAAAGAGTATCGTGACTTGAGGAACTGGTCCACAGGGCTCATCTCAGCGTGAGTgtgtacccccctccccacccgtGGTCAACCAGCATTTCTTAGATCCAAGGCTCAAGACATTATTAACTCTCCACTCTGTTCGTAAGTCAGGATACAACCAAAGTTGTTGACTGCAGTGTGAGGAGATTAGGTCAAATGTAATATTCAGTTTGACATATTCCATTGGCTACCTTGAATTTATTTAGCCTTTTTAATGGAAACTTGTTTTCCTGGTTGATGTCTAGTTCTATCGCAGACCGCAAAGACTATAAAACCATGAGGGGACATCCTAGCGACAGTCAGATATGTCAAGAGGCCATGCGACACTTCCGTGACAGCAATAAGGATTACCACCTCAAACCTTTCATTAGATTCAAAGTGGTGCTCTGGAAACCAGCTGAAATGATGTCCCATCCTTCAGGGAGGGGGAGGAATGGCTGCAGATGCGCAGTGTCCTGAGGCAGCTGGTCTTGCATCCACATGATGTGGCCACTTTCTCGGATGACGTCAACTCCATAGTGGCTGACCTTATCAGTCGAGTCTACATCTTGCGGGCAAAGCAGGCAGATCGGCTGACCGTGATCAATGTGAATGACCTCTTCTTCAAATATGCTATGGAAGGTAAACGAAGaccagaaaatatttaatattatatcaCATAGTTGGTACTTTAATAAAATTACATCTTGTTCaaaatttttgctgtatataCTACAGGATATTTCACTGCTGAAAGTTAAAAACAAGTACATTTCCAGCAAGGTAATTAAGTTCTTTctcaggacttgaaccagcaaccttaggGGTAAAAGGGATGGTTTGGTTCCTAACCAACTATGTCTTTGACTTCATGTTGTATATGGGGATGGATGATGATGTGATGCAGAGCTAAAGACAGGCCTGTATTCAGCTGCTCTTGTTGGCTCCAGGTGTGTCCACCATTCTCTATGAGTGTCGCTTGGGCTGCCTGGAGGAGAACATTCCACAGCAGAGCCTTGAGTACATTGCTGCCCTCCACCTGATGTTCAGCTCCTTCAAGACCACTATGTACGCTGGTGCCATCCCTAAGTGGCTAAGGCCCATCGTACCCAAGCCGTGGGAGGAGTTCTGCAGATCCTGGGACGGCCTCTTTAGATTCAGTAAGTCACAGGAGGTGGTATCTGTGTCTAGGTGTTTATTTATGTGGTTATGTTGGAACCTGTACATACCTTTACATATGTGGTACCTCCAAACTCACCGTCATTACACTTACACTTTTATGCACATTCTCACTTTTAATTACCTGTGCTCCGTATCAGTCATGTCCTGGCaagcattttgtgtgaaaattttATTGAGTAAAAACTCTATAATCCTTTTTTACAGGTGGCCTATAAAATGTAAGATTTAACCCTaatacttattatttttaaagcagtaGGTTTagttgtggggggtgcggtggtgcagtgggttggaccgggtcctgctctccggtgggtctggggttcgagtcccgcttggggtgccttgtgacggactggcatcctgtcctgggtgtgtcccctccccctccagccttacaccctgtgttgccaggttaggctctggctccctgcgaccccaaatgggacaagcacttcagaaagtgtgtgtaggTTCAGTTGTGTCCACATTAAAATGATCCAGATCTCACATAAAGTATTGTAACAGCTAGCCCTTCAGCAGACCATTTAACTTTACGAGTTTTGTAAGGACCTGTCAGAAGCACTATGGCCTAAGTCTGGAGAGAATAATAACCAGGTTAGAAATCTTGGCAACTGTGTCAGAATTAGGTATGAAGtgccatttattttaaaggtacAGTTTTGTCACACAAGACATGTGGCCTATATCAGTGTGAAATGAATATTACAATAATGATCACTACTGAAAATATCCAGAACCTTTTGTCTTCAGAAATGCTtgcaatatactgtaaataatatatgtaaaaatggcACCTGTCAGCACAGAGAGAAAGGCTGATTATTGCACTACGCATGGTTTTTATTTCCACAAATCTCATCACTTCTGCTATGCACAGTTCACTAGAAAGCTCTGGCTGAATAATACAACTCGTGTTCTTTTGTAGTGTTGTCACTTTCATAATTTTACAAGGCTAGTTGTGCAGTAGCAATGTACCCTCTTTGGTATTGTTTTAATACAGCACACAATGAAATTACTAAACGTTGTTGGTTTAGTTGTACAGATTATAGCTGTGTCAATTACCTTCCGCTATAGCAAtttttaaacaggaaaatgtttaaatttaaaatcagtTGCTGAACCTAAAGACATGGATTGTAATGGAGAGTATGTCTATATATGGGTTAATTCCAGGCACCTCGCTGTTGGTAGCTGGGAGCCGGGGTCAGCGTGTGACCCCAGCCCGAGTCCTCGCTTGTAAGCTACCTCACTGGGTCATTCTGAGTTCACACTCGTAGTCTTCTTGCTGATGAGGGAGAGCTATGAACAGTCATGAAGCTCACGAAACCTGACAGGATCAGTTTTATAGGAAATAGCCACAGTTTCAAATTACGAGACGGTACCAGTTTTATGTGACATGACGCTTTGAAACTTACTTGAACACGGTGGACTTTACATATGCTCTATTCCTAGCGTTCCAGGATTCATAAATTATTGTTATGTGAGAAAAATCCCTTGGCTGTGAAGATTTCTTTGTTGTTCACATCTCTGCTGAAACCAACATAACTATATTTTAGTATCCGAGGCCCTCGATGCTCTACTACATTCCAGATCTACACCTTGATGACAAACAGAACTGCTGTGTTGATAGGCCCTGTGTTCATATGCAGGCCAGATCCACATTGACAGGAAGCTTCTGGAGATCCAAGAGCAGGTGGCAGCAGGGCAGGGGGTGACAGGCAGGCTGCTGACCCACCTGTTAGTATCCAAGGAGTTGACCCTGGAGCAGGTCTATGCCAACATGACGGAGATGTTGCTGGCCGGAGTGGACACGGTGAGAGTGGGTGAAAAGTGAGAAGCGTTGATTTTTGGGAAAAGCAGTGAAAGTTTTGACTGGAGCAGGATACAGACTGTAGAGAGGAAACAGTGGATTGCTTTGGTTCATGGTGCTCATGGTTCAGTGAACCTGGGTTTGAGAATCTCAGCGAGTGGTTGGTGGAGATAGTGCACATTCTTACACTTTCTCAGGGTTTCATTCCtttaaatgtattacttttgtCAGGCCTGAACAGGGGGGCTTTGTTTGCAGTAAGTTCAGCTGCCATCTGACACTTCTTTGTCCACTGTGACCCTCAGCTGTCATGCAGTGTTGTGTGC from Scleropages formosus chromosome 12, fSclFor1.1, whole genome shotgun sequence harbors:
- the cyp27c1 gene encoding cytochrome P450 27C1, whose protein sequence is MPGPRTVSNLVEFFWRDGFSRIHEIQLEHSRKYGKIFKSRFGPQLVVSIADRDMVAQILRSEGVAPQRANMESWKEYRDLRNWSTGLISAEGEEWLQMRSVLRQLVLHPHDVATFSDDVNSIVADLISRVYILRAKQADRLTVINVNDLFFKYAMEGVSTILYECRLGCLEENIPQQSLEYIAALHLMFSSFKTTMYAGAIPKWLRPIVPKPWEEFCRSWDGLFRFSQIHIDRKLLEIQEQVAAGQGVTGRLLTHLLVSKELTLEQVYANMTEMLLAGVDTTSFTLSWMTYLLARHPEVQQQVYVEVVKKLGHDRVPVAEDIAHLPLVRGLVKETLRLFPVLPGNGRITQQDLVLGGYFIPKGTQLAMCHYTTSLDEENFPGAKEFRPQRWVRKNSTDRVDNFGSIPFGYGIRSCVGRRIAELEMHLAIIQLLQKFRIEVSPLTQTVRAKTHGLLSPGGPINLKFVDRQ